The genomic interval ATTAGTCCTCCCGTGCAGACGCAGCCGACAATTcaatatataacaatataaaccATGCCTTACCATAGCTGTAGTTTTTGTTCAGATAGGTGGCAAGCGTGGGCTTCACTTTCTGACACTTGCAGTGATCTTTAGTTAGCAAAAAAGACACAAGACAAAGAGAGAGGGTTTAAACTATGAATTAGGGCATGGAAGAGTCTGGATTGGTTTTTGGGAGGGCATTTTTGGGGTGAAGAAATCTGTCATTCTGGTTGGGATGGGGACCCTTTCCTCACCTTGGTTGGTGCTTCGACATTCGGCAGGCAAAGGTCTCTCTTGGAGCATCACATCATCCGACAAGTCGAGCCACTTTACCTCTTCTTTAAGGGAGAAatacacagagaaaaagagaaagtgagTCCTGGATTGGGAGCAAGGGCTGGAgggtttttctttaaaactaaaaataatcTTCTAACTGAATCGGATCAGATTTTGCCACCCTAAAATAACTGGGGCATCCTAAATTTCCAGAGAGTTTTGAAGTGGGAgaatctttgtgtgtgtttttgtttttgttgtgtgccttcaagttgtttctgacttaaggcgaacCCTCCAGAGTCCAGGGTTCGagtcctgctcggccatgaaactgtCTGGGTGATCTagaagaagtcacactctctcagcctcaggagcagGCGAGGGCACaactcctcggaacaaatcttgccatgaaaactccacaattgctttagggttgccgtaaattggaataaacttgagggcacacaacacaacacacacagacacataagAGGAACCTATCCCGGGGTTTctatggcaaggtttgttcagagggcggGCTgccctgagattgagagagtgtgacttgcccaaggtcactcagtgggcttacatggctaaacctgggattcgaaccctggtttccagagtcctaatctaatGCTCGAACCACcacaccaagaaaatcccatgaaaggtttgccttggggtcttcagaagttggaaatgacttggaggcacaataCAACAAACAACtaaagtgggtccttgttatccgctggggtttggttccaggaccctcatggaaaacaaaatccatggatgctctgctcgagtcccattaaatatcatgGCAGAGCAAAAACAGTGTCCCTTAAATCAAATGGCGAGATCAAGGTttgctacttggaatttatactttttaaaaatatcagggACCATTTATGGGAAATAAACCCCCCTGGAATCCATGGGACAGTTTCCCCCCTGAAAAAATGGTTGGGATCACAGTGAAAAATCCCACTATTGTTGCTGGAACAGACTGCTTCACCTGAGTCTTGCTCTCGGTGCAAAAGGAAGCCCCACAGAgccttttaaaaaggtttctTCCCAGTTGATGGATGCTCTGGGATTGCCTTTGGGAGgactgcttttgttgttgttgttcttgtgtgccttccagtcgtctccgacttatggccaccctatcagggggttcagaggaggttttgcccttgccttctttacctgaggctgagagagtgtgacctgaccaAGCAGGATTTTGTTTGTCATGGTatgtcttccagtcatttccaacttatggcaaacctatcaggggttttTCTGGgcatgatttcatagaatcatagagttggaagagaccacaagaaccatccagtccaaccccattctgccatgcaggaaatctcaatcaaagcatccctgacagatggccatccagcctctgtttaaagacctctaaggaaggagacaccattatactccgagggagttttttccactgtcaaacagcccttactgtcaggaagttcctcctaatgttgaggtggaatctcttttcctgtaacttgcatccattgttctgggtccttgtctctggagcagcagaaaacaagcttgctgcatcctcaatatgacatcccttcaagtatttaaacagggctatcatatcacctcttaactttctcttctccacgctaaacatacccagctccctaagcaggacgtttcttcagaggagattttgcccttgccttcttcctctgaggctgagagagtgtgacttaccaggGAGGCCTTCGTTTGTCGTGGTGTGCCTTGAAATGGTTTCTCAAATTATGGtgccctaaggcgaagctatcacagggctttcttggaagTTCCTTCAgtctggggggtgggtgggttttcccttgtccttcctctgaggctgagagagtgtgacctgcccacagGAGGACTTTGTGGCGTGTTCTCCACTTAGGCAACCCTGatcagaggttttcttggcaagtttcttttctgtggggggggggggtttaagttGGCCTTGCCAtccctcgaggctgagagagtgtgacctgcccaaggagGACTCTGGTCCCCCGAACAAACTCCATCTCCCGAAATCCCAGGGCCTTGATGAGCCAGGTAGAGTTAAAGCGGGACCACCGGGTTCTCCCTGGAGTGTGgacgttggggggggggagtgtccttACCCGGGGGCAGGTGGGTGACGATGGCCTCGGGGGCGATGCAGTGCAGACGGCCTCTCGTAGTCGGGCAGGTGGCTGGCAGGCAGGGCCGGGGGCCAGGAATGGTTGTAGCGCGGAGCAGGGGCTCGCAGCCTCGCCGGGCCCTTTGGCAGAGGAGAGCGGCAGGGCCAGATGGGCTCCTCCGGGAGGAAGTCCGGGGCGCAGAGCGGGGCGAACATGGCGCAGAGGAAGAAGCCCACACGGGGCTGCAGCCCGAGGCCACCCGCTCGGGCGTAGGGCTCGATGGCCAGGGCGGCGTTCTCCTGGGTGCTGTGGTGCAGGTGGTTGGGCATCCGAGTCAGGTTCCCGGGCATGTGGCGGCACAGGGGGATCCGCACCGGCTCGCAGGGGGAGGCCCTTCGCAGGAGGCAGGGAGCCCACCAAGCCCAGGCACGGAGAGCCCCAGCCAGCCCACAGCGCCAGCGCAGGCAGCAGCCCAGACAGCATCGCCTTCTTCGAGCACCGCTCCGGGAAACTCCAGGCACAACTCCGATGCTGATGCTGCTACTACTGGAGACCCAGGACGTGAGCCCAAGAGCCAGCGAAGGGGTTTTAGCCAACCCCAGTGACGTCGGAAGGGTCACCCTCCCAGGGGGGCCCGGGGAGGGACTCCCCAGTGACACACGCCCCCCGGCCCCTTTCATCCCGGGACCACGCCCCAGCGcaccccaacagcagcagcagcagtcacctccaccaccaccagccccccccccccaccagcacgCACCGCATCCTCCCCATCATCTCCACCACCATCCCCCACCAAACACACCACCACCCTCCCCTCACAGCACCCACCATcatcacaccccacaccccaccaccaccaccatcccacccAACCACCACCCCACCACACCATCACTCTCACCATCCTCTCACCATCACTCCCTCACCAGCATCTTGCATCCTCATCCTCCCCATCacctccaccaccatcaccatccaaTATAATCACCACCATTATCCTCACATCacctccaccaccatcatcatcctcacCATAGAGTCATGGAATCCTTGAACTGAAGGGaccccacaagggccatccagtccacccccttccGCCATTAGGAACTCACCATCCAAGCATTcccattggcagatggccatccagcctctgtttcaagacctccaatgAGGGAGTCTCCATCACTTTCCGAGGGGATCGCAAATGCAGGGACTCTCAAGCCAAGCAGCCCCGACACACACCACAGAGTCATAGGattgaaaagaccacaagggccatccagttcaacccttaccatgcaggaagaACTCTCAATCATCTATCACCATCCCCATCATCACCtcctcatcatcactatcatcatcatcaccatcatcccctCCCTCATCATCActtatcatcctcatcatcatcatcactatcatcatcctcctctcatcatcatatcatcatgggCCGCCACAGATTTCAGACGAGCGAGTTGAAGCGCCCGGTGAATGGCTTAGGGGCATTTTGtacttaaagtggcgtcaaaccggcTCTTTTGTTGCAGTCTGGACGCAGGGGAGTTGCGTTTGTGGAAACCAAGGGTTTTCCCAACCCAGGGAGTTCAGTTTATGGAAAGGAGGGCTGGATCCGCAGTGGAGAAATGATTCGGTTTGATCCCACATTAACGGCTgaggctccatgctctggaattctgggaatggttgtagggagaggaaagaaagaagctggtagctggCTTTGGTAGCCTTGGCCTGTTTCTTCAGGTGCATGTTTTGGGTGGAGAACCCCGAGAAGAGCTATATAGATTTATGTGTGAGACTCTCCATTCAGATTCCAAGACTTTGTGGGTAGAGAgaggaggctcaagtctaggaaagctcctgctagcaacttctttctttcctttatgtCTCAAGGTGCTAtcagatccctttgcacactgattttccagactaacagaagAGGTTTATCTTCCTTTGAATTTACCACATTGGTATCATAGAAGCAGAAACTGGAAGCTTGTCGCCCAAGAGTCCTACTAGTCCAGCCTCCAATTTCTACTCCATGCACTTTTATTGCAGTGAATCCAGCAGATTCGATGCAGATTTGCAAAGAAGTGCCTTTAAGTTCATCCCACGACATAAGATGGTGGATTTGTCTTGGAACTTCCCTGGAAGCAgagaaaataattaataataatataataatataataataataataatataataataataataataattttatttgtaccccgcttttgtaaataaaacaatcaaaggtACAACTATTTCTCCTGTGATCAAAGTTTTCCAAATGGTGCGGATGGAAGCTAaaacttgcccaatgtcac from Sceloporus undulatus isolate JIND9_A2432 ecotype Alabama chromosome 6, SceUnd_v1.1, whole genome shotgun sequence carries:
- the SFRP4 gene encoding LOW QUALITY PROTEIN: secreted frizzled-related protein 4 (The sequence of the model RefSeq protein was modified relative to this genomic sequence to represent the inferred CDS: inserted 1 base in 1 codon; deleted 2 bases in 2 codons), giving the protein MKGAGGRVSLGSPSPGPPGRVTLPTSLGLAKTPSLALGLTSWVSSSSSISIGVVPGVSRSGARRRRCCLGCCLRWRCGLAGALRAWAWWAPCLLRRASPCEPVRIPLCRHMPGNLTRMPNHLHHSTQENAALAIEPYARAGGLGLQPRVGFFLCAMFAPLCAPDFLPEEPIWPCRSLCQRARRGCEPLLXRYNHSWPPALPASHLPDYERPSACIAPEAIVTHLPPEEVKWLDLSDDVMLQERPLPAECRSTNQDHCKCQKVKPTLATYLNKNYSYVIHAKVKSLERGDCNEITTMVDVKEVLKSSTPVPRSRIPLYTNSSCQCPPLLPNQDVLIMCYEQHSRLMLLDGCSVEKWKDPLSKRFKRWEQRLQEQKKLQAAPNKSQNAKNSGRSGVLKQNLKTANPVPAGPKKIIKLRSDQKEFNSKKN